In the Streptobacillus moniliformis DSM 12112 genome, one interval contains:
- a CDS encoding aminoacyl-histidine dipeptidase: MENMITKGIYPELVFEFFEKISAIPRGSGKEKKISDWLVNFAKERNLEVYQDDYYNIIIKKDATPGYEKYLPLIIQGHIDMVWEKNKNVDFDFETQGIKLKIEDGFLKADGTTLGADNGIAVAMALALLDSKDIDHPALEILLTSDEEVNMSGAENIDVSKLKAKKMLNLDTEEVGAIYVSSAGGATIRLTTEVDNFELESDDNIYSLEILGLKGGHSGAEIHLKLGNSIKMLMEALKHLELKFEYELILFDGGNKDNAIPREAIAYIATKASKEEIIELMDKFIDVKVEEYKEEESNLRYELNELTDKELRKISKRDTRKVVALYNEFPHGVRTMSKNIEGLVQTSLNCGVLKTETIGNKTMFKVNSLLRSSNIKELDELQDFLIDLGKKYETYGEKVPSFYPWEYKEDSSLRELVTKVFKNKYGKEIEIKAIHAGLECGMFTEKIKDLDVVSFGPNIFGAHTPDEKMEIESVALTWNYLLQILKEYNLVD; this comes from the coding sequence ATGGAAAATATGATTACAAAGGGAATATATCCAGAGTTAGTATTTGAATTTTTTGAAAAAATTTCTGCAATACCAAGAGGTTCGGGTAAAGAGAAAAAAATTAGTGATTGGTTAGTTAATTTTGCAAAAGAAAGAAATCTTGAAGTATATCAAGATGATTACTATAATATAATAATAAAAAAAGATGCGACACCAGGTTATGAAAAATACCTTCCTTTAATTATACAAGGGCATATAGATATGGTTTGGGAGAAAAATAAAAATGTTGATTTTGATTTTGAAACACAAGGTATTAAATTAAAGATAGAAGATGGATTTTTAAAAGCAGATGGAACAACTCTTGGTGCAGATAATGGTATAGCTGTAGCTATGGCACTTGCATTATTAGACTCTAAAGATATAGATCATCCAGCATTGGAAATACTTTTAACTTCAGATGAAGAAGTTAATATGAGTGGAGCTGAAAATATTGATGTAAGTAAATTAAAGGCTAAGAAGATGCTTAATCTTGATACAGAAGAAGTTGGAGCAATTTATGTAAGTAGTGCTGGAGGAGCAACTATTAGATTAACAACTGAAGTTGATAATTTTGAATTAGAATCAGATGATAATATATATTCATTAGAAATTTTAGGATTAAAGGGTGGTCATTCTGGAGCAGAAATACATTTAAAATTAGGTAATTCAATTAAAATGTTAATGGAAGCTTTAAAACATCTTGAATTAAAATTTGAATATGAATTAATCTTATTTGATGGTGGAAATAAAGATAATGCTATACCTAGAGAAGCTATCGCATATATTGCAACTAAGGCTTCAAAAGAAGAAATTATCGAGTTAATGGATAAATTCATTGATGTTAAAGTTGAGGAATATAAGGAAGAGGAAAGTAATTTAAGATATGAATTAAATGAGCTAACAGATAAAGAATTAAGAAAAATATCTAAAAGAGATACTAGAAAAGTAGTAGCTTTATACAATGAATTTCCTCATGGTGTAAGAACTATGAGTAAAAACATAGAAGGTTTAGTACAAACTTCATTAAATTGTGGAGTATTAAAAACTGAAACAATAGGTAATAAGACAATGTTTAAAGTTAATTCATTACTAAGAAGTTCAAATATAAAAGAATTAGATGAACTGCAAGATTTCTTAATAGATTTAGGTAAAAAATATGAAACTTATGGTGAAAAAGTTCCTTCATTTTATCCTTGGGAATACAAAGAAGATTCAAGCTTAAGAGAATTAGTTACTAAAGTATTTAAAAATAAATATGGAAAAGAAATTGAAATTAAGGCAATACATGCAGGGCTTGAATGTGGAATGTTTACAGAAAAAATAAAAGATTTAGATGTAGTTTCATTTGGACCTAATATATTTGGAGCACATACTCCTGATGAAAAAATGGAAATAGAAAGTGTAGCCCTAACTTGGAATTATTTATTACAAATTTTAAAAGAATATAATTTAGTTGATTAA
- the rsmA gene encoding 16S rRNA (adenine(1518)-N(6)/adenine(1519)-N(6))-dimethyltransferase RsmA yields the protein MKKKKNNVEHKHKKKFGQNFLDDKILLEKIKEVTNISVNDNIIEIGPGIGFLTSMILESGAKLKSFEIDNDLIPVLNKKFGNYENFELIHVDFLLYNLENIMGKGKEYRVIANIPYYITAPIINKLLEFKDNIKDIYLMVQKEVGERLNFEKNTSNKGVFTHVVGFHSKVEYLFTVEKEFFDPIPKVDSAFIRINIDKEEKYSKMISFEKYLKYVKASFASKRKSISNNLKTIGISKGITENALVFIGKNNNSRAEELSIEDFIALINIIEKG from the coding sequence ATGAAAAAGAAAAAAAATAATGTTGAACATAAACATAAGAAAAAATTTGGACAAAACTTTTTAGATGATAAAATATTATTAGAAAAAATAAAAGAAGTAACCAATATTAGTGTTAATGATAATATTATTGAAATAGGTCCAGGTATAGGTTTTTTAACATCTATGATATTAGAAAGTGGAGCTAAATTAAAGTCTTTTGAAATTGATAATGATTTGATACCAGTTTTAAATAAAAAGTTTGGAAATTATGAAAATTTTGAATTAATACATGTTGATTTTCTTTTATATAACCTTGAAAATATTATGGGAAAAGGTAAGGAATATAGAGTTATAGCTAATATTCCATATTACATTACTGCACCAATTATAAATAAGCTTTTAGAATTTAAAGATAATATTAAAGATATATATCTAATGGTTCAAAAAGAAGTTGGAGAAAGGCTTAATTTTGAAAAAAATACTAGTAATAAAGGAGTATTTACTCATGTTGTAGGATTTCATTCTAAAGTAGAATATTTATTTACTGTAGAAAAAGAGTTTTTTGATCCAATTCCTAAAGTTGATTCAGCTTTTATTAGAATTAATATAGATAAGGAAGAAAAATATTCTAAAATGATTTCTTTTGAGAAATATTTGAAATATGTTAAGGCAAGTTTTGCCTCTAAGAGAAAAAGTATTTCTAATAACCTTAAAACTATAGGAATATCAAAAGGTATTACAGAGAATGCATTAGTATTTATAGGGAAGAATAATAATAGTAGAGCTGAAGAATTGTCTATAGAAGATTTTATAGCTTTAATTAATATTATAGAAAAGGGATAA
- the rnmV gene encoding ribonuclease M5, with translation MKKLKIDEIIVVEGKDDVTRLSQVIDATIVQLNGSTGLSKEKISYINELSKRKDILLFTDPDFTGKKIREKINKNIEGKVINIYVSREEATKNGNIGVENIDNKKIYEIFSEYLSKRLIENKDNKKYIYDIEKLLENGLVGNKLSKLKREIIGDILKIGYYNSKGLLSMLNCMNISYSDFENAILMMNKKIDKKEKIGIIFGKFIPLHMGHLNFIRYASKEVDKLHVLLCVERNRDLKLLINSSLPKILTENDRMYYLKKELEMFANVEVHVLREEGIAYYPNGWSEWTDRVIKFLKDNNIKINTVFTNEIEDKNNYEKFFVNNEVFSKELDVHFTDPERFEYNVSSTKIRNNFEKYKRYLPKSLQDFFSR, from the coding sequence ATGAAAAAATTAAAAATTGATGAAATTATTGTTGTAGAAGGTAAAGATGATGTAACTAGACTATCTCAGGTAATAGATGCAACTATAGTACAACTAAATGGTAGTACTGGACTTAGCAAAGAAAAAATATCATATATTAATGAATTATCAAAAAGAAAAGATATTTTACTTTTTACAGATCCAGATTTTACTGGGAAAAAAATAAGAGAAAAAATAAATAAAAATATTGAAGGTAAGGTTATAAATATATATGTTTCCAGAGAAGAAGCAACTAAAAATGGAAATATAGGTGTTGAAAATATTGATAATAAAAAAATATATGAAATATTTAGTGAATATTTATCTAAGAGATTAATAGAAAATAAGGATAATAAAAAATATATATATGATATAGAGAAGTTACTTGAAAATGGTTTAGTGGGAAATAAATTATCTAAATTAAAAAGAGAAATTATAGGAGATATATTAAAAATAGGTTATTATAACTCTAAGGGATTATTATCTATGTTAAATTGCATGAATATATCATATTCTGATTTTGAAAATGCAATATTAATGATGAATAAGAAAATAGATAAAAAAGAAAAAATAGGAATTATTTTTGGTAAATTTATTCCATTACATATGGGACATCTTAATTTTATTAGATATGCTTCAAAAGAGGTAGATAAATTACATGTACTTTTATGTGTTGAAAGGAATAGAGATTTAAAGTTATTGATTAATTCAAGTTTACCTAAGATATTAACTGAAAATGATAGAATGTATTATTTAAAAAAAGAATTAGAAATGTTTGCAAATGTTGAAGTACATGTATTAAGAGAAGAAGGTATAGCCTATTATCCTAATGGTTGGAGCGAATGGACAGATAGAGTAATTAAGTTTCTTAAAGACAATAATATTAAAATTAATACAGTATTTACTAATGAAATAGAAGATAAGAATAATTATGAGAAGTTTTTTGTAAATAATGAAGTATTTTCAAAAGAATTAGATGTGCATTTTACAGATCCAGAAAGATTTGAGTATAATGTTTCATCAACGAAAATACGAAATAATTTTGAAAAATATAAAAGATATTTACCAAAGTCATTACAAGATTTTTTTAGTAGATAA
- the hpt gene encoding hypoxanthine phosphoribosyltransferase: protein MKDWEAGIVRKIITEEQLKARIEELGNQITDDYKDDDAEFIVVGILKGSILFMADLIRKIRLPLKIDFMEVSSYGDSFETTKDVKIIKDLDYSVRGKNVLIVEDIIDSGLTLKKILQLIGKRGPKNVILCTLLDKVTKREVDINIQYTGFEIPNEFVLGYGLDFIQEYRNIPYIGVMDLEKYEKEKK, encoded by the coding sequence GTGAAAGATTGGGAAGCAGGAATAGTAAGAAAGATTATCACAGAAGAACAATTAAAAGCAAGAATAGAAGAATTAGGAAATCAAATTACTGATGATTATAAAGATGATGATGCAGAATTTATTGTTGTGGGTATATTAAAAGGTTCAATACTATTTATGGCAGATTTAATTAGAAAAATAAGATTACCTTTAAAAATAGATTTCATGGAAGTTTCGAGCTATGGAGATAGTTTTGAAACTACTAAAGATGTTAAAATTATAAAAGACTTAGATTATTCAGTAAGAGGAAAAAATGTATTAATTGTTGAAGATATAATAGATTCTGGATTAACTTTAAAGAAAATTTTACAACTTATTGGTAAAAGAGGACCTAAAAATGTGATTTTATGTACTTTACTTGATAAGGTAACAAAAAGAGAAGTTGATATTAATATACAATATACTGGATTTGAAATTCCTAATGAATTTGTTTTAGGATATGGTTTAGATTTTATACAAGAATATAGAAATATTCCATATATTGGAGTAATGGATTTAGAAAAGTATGAAAAAGAAAAAAAATAA
- the deoD gene encoding purine-nucleoside phosphorylase: protein MATAHIEAKKGDIAETILLPGDPLRAKYIAENFLENVVQYNNVRGMLGFTGTYKGKRISVQGTGMGVPSIGIYTHELISEYGVKNLIRIGTAGSTNADVKIRDVVVALAASTDSAINKLRFNGADYAPTVSANLLFKVYEEAKNKNINLKAGNILTSDIFYSDNVNEWEKWSKFGVLCVEMETAQLYTTAAKFNVNALTLLTISDSLVTGETTTSEERQNTFNDMITLALDSAITF from the coding sequence ATGGCAACTGCACACATAGAAGCAAAAAAAGGAGATATAGCTGAGACTATATTATTACCTGGAGATCCATTAAGAGCAAAATATATTGCAGAAAACTTTTTAGAAAATGTGGTTCAATACAATAATGTAAGAGGTATGTTAGGATTTACAGGTACTTACAAAGGGAAAAGAATATCTGTACAAGGAACTGGTATGGGTGTACCTTCAATAGGTATATATACACATGAATTAATAAGTGAATATGGGGTAAAAAATTTAATAAGAATTGGAACTGCTGGTTCAACTAATGCTGATGTTAAAATTAGAGATGTAGTTGTAGCTTTAGCAGCTTCTACAGATTCAGCAATTAATAAATTAAGATTTAATGGAGCGGACTATGCACCCACAGTAAGTGCAAATCTATTATTTAAAGTATATGAAGAAGCTAAAAATAAGAATATAAATTTAAAAGCTGGAAATATTCTAACTAGTGATATTTTTTATTCTGATAATGTAAATGAATGGGAAAAATGGTCTAAATTTGGAGTGTTGTGTGTTGAAATGGAAACTGCTCAATTATATACAACAGCAGCTAAATTTAATGTAAATGCTTTGACATTGTTAACTATAAGTGATTCATTAGTTACAGGTGAAACTACTACATCTGAAGAAAGACAAAATACTTTTAATGATATGATTACTTTAGCATTAGATTCTGCAATAACATTTTAA
- a CDS encoding KH domain-containing protein: MQDYYLELVNFWLENLTGSREGYDITVQVKDKNYYIDIFANKSEIGKIIGKNGKIITSLRNLVGSIANKNKDNVTLKISEKEI; the protein is encoded by the coding sequence ATGCAAGATTATTATTTAGAATTAGTTAATTTTTGGTTAGAAAATTTAACAGGTTCAAGAGAAGGTTATGATATTACTGTTCAAGTTAAAGATAAAAATTACTATATTGATATATTTGCAAATAAGAGTGAAATAGGTAAAATTATAGGAAAAAATGGTAAAATTATAACTAGTTTAAGAAACCTTGTAGGTTCAATTGCAAATAAGAATAAAGATAATGTAACTTTAAAAATAAGTGAAAAAGAGATATAG
- the rpmG gene encoding 50S ribosomal protein L33 produces the protein MRVQVILECTETKLRHYVTTKNKKTHPERIELRKYNPVLKRYSLYREVK, from the coding sequence ATGAGAGTACAAGTTATTTTAGAATGCACTGAAACAAAGTTAAGACATTATGTTACAACTAAGAACAAAAAAACTCATCCTGAAAGAATTGAGTTAAGAAAATACAACCCAGTGTTAAAAAGATATTCTCTATATAGAGAAGTAAAATAA
- the cdd gene encoding cytidine deaminase, with the protein MNRYSEQEIRKYIEKANNLLDRSYSPYSKYKVAAVMIDSEGNLHEGVNVENASYGLTICAERNAIASSITKGMKKIDLIVITGDVDNPISPCGMCRQVIREFSKKDTLIVLASSRSKEYILWTVEEMIPYSFGPEDLNK; encoded by the coding sequence ATGAATAGATATAGTGAACAAGAAATTAGAAAATATATTGAAAAAGCTAATAATTTATTAGACAGATCTTATAGCCCTTATTCTAAGTATAAGGTTGCAGCCGTTATGATAGATAGTGAAGGTAATTTACACGAGGGTGTAAATGTTGAAAATGCATCTTATGGTTTAACCATATGTGCTGAAAGAAATGCCATAGCATCATCAATTACTAAAGGAATGAAAAAAATTGATTTAATAGTTATTACTGGTGATGTAGACAATCCAATTAGTCCATGTGGAATGTGTAGACAAGTTATTAGAGAATTTTCTAAAAAAGATACATTAATTGTACTTGCTTCATCTAGGTCAAAAGAATATATTTTATGGACTGTTGAAGAAATGATACCTTATTCTTTTGGTCCTGAAGATTTAAATAAATAA
- a CDS encoding DUF4911 domain-containing protein, giving the protein MKSYEYIISTDKYNIDFINKVVEAYEGLAIIRTLDRKEGLIKLLTNTYFIDDINLLIDKFRKNGIDMKILEERVWKGEL; this is encoded by the coding sequence ATGAAAAGTTATGAATATATTATTAGTACAGATAAATATAATATTGATTTTATAAATAAAGTTGTGGAAGCTTATGAAGGTTTAGCTATAATAAGAACTCTTGATAGAAAAGAGGGATTAATAAAGCTATTAACTAACACTTATTTTATAGATGATATTAATTTATTAATTGATAAATTTAGAAAAAATGGTATAGATATGAAAATACTTGAAGAAAGAGTATGGAAAGGAGAACTATGA